The following DNA comes from Osmerus eperlanus chromosome 5, fOsmEpe2.1, whole genome shotgun sequence.
CACGAAGGAAGCAGTTCATATCTGCGCGAGAATTTCTGAACAGGTTATCTGGTCCAGGGGCTCCTGCTCTCTGGTCCTGCTCCTCCAGAGCGCCAGCCTCCGccgcacccacacccacacccacaggaGAACCTGCGGGTGAAACACCCCAGGCAGTGAGGAGATAGATcaggtgtgtatgcatgtgttaatgatgtgtgtgttgctgtgttacCTGCTGCCATCGCCCTGTTGATGCTCCTGTGTCGGGTTGCAGGGTTGTCTGTATAGGAGGAGCCCTCAGGTAAGTAGTAGCGTACGGAGACCCGCGACGCCTGGCCCTGCGTCTCACAGGAAGAAGCCTGCTGGTAGCGGGACTTGGCACGGTAGAAGTTGGAGGGGGGGCAGAACTCCAGGGATCTGGAGGGGACAAACTCTGGAACCACCTTGCACTGCAGGCCAGGGACCACCGAAGCAAACCTgacaaggtttttttttattttcatgaaTGGATGGTTCATTTCCTGGACATTTCAAGTCAATTAAATagcccttttagaaaatatacagataattaTACTCGAGTATGGCCCAGCACTGAACTGTTACTCACTAATACTGACACTGAAAGTTGTATTAGAACGATGACAGCCTGGCTATACAGTATGTGGTACCTGTGGGCTGCAGAGGGGTGAGCTGTTAGCCTGCCTGGAAGACAGAATGGATGAGTCAACACAAAACATCACCCCGATTTTGGATGTAGGGGTAATGCTTCATGAAAGTATTCCAGTGGACCCATTTTCTgtgctaatatatatatatatataagtgtTCTGTGCTCTAATCCTGAATCACCTCTTAGCGCCGAGTGGTTGAAGGGCAGTGTCTGTGGCTGGATAGGCCCAGCTGGGTTGTAATGCTGGATGGGTGTCACAATCAAGGGATGGTAGGAGCGGAACCTTAGTTGGTTGTTGCGGCATTGAggcttctctccctccagctcttctGAGGAGAGAAAACATCAGGTCTTTCTCCAGCCTTGCAGGTGTTACCGGAAGGAGCCCATCCCCACACAGAGATTTAGAGTAGCCCCTCCCTGGGCTATCTTCATAATGGTGGGGATTCTCCTCGATCATGAGTGAAGTGAGCTTTATCAAAAACATAATGATCTTCCTTGTATTCGGCCCTGTAAACAGACCTGCTGTGTCTCTCACCTGTTTTGTCTGTCTTTGGGCTTATCTGCCTGGGCTGCTCCCTGTTCAGGTATGCAGCAGTCACTTCTTTCAGGTCGTTTTTCTGGAAAACACACCACTCCACATGAAACCATTGCAACAAatgctgtttgtttttttaaattctaACCTACTCAAAACTGAGTAGGTTAGGAACAATCGTGGAAAGGGTTACATCAGGTATGCAACAGGCTCCTGGGCCATACTTAGTTTTGATTAACTCAAATTAAGTGGCAATCACAGTTACCTTGTCAGAACTGTCGTCCTGCCACAGGGTAACCTGACCAAGGACTCCAACACGATTGGCTGGGTTGGGAATCCAGCTGCGTACTGATTGGCTGCTGATCTTCACTACAAAGGGCACCTGTCGACGGCACAGCAGGACAGCAGTCATATGCCTGCTGGACCCTACCTTTCACcaccatcatctctctctccactctcctccataCCCTATCTCTCCTAAGCTTTGATTTCCTTGAAGCCACAGTCTTCTTCTGGATCTCAAtgccagcctcctccagctcctgtgCTAGGACCAGCTTCTGTAGACGACGCCAGCAGGAAAAGAACGGTAGCATGATTCTCATCACACAGTCTATGAATGCTACACACCCATTACGCTTTCTGTTCATGGAAACTCACACGGACATCAACATCTCTTTTCAAATGAACCAGCGGCCAAAACAGTGCAGTGGCTGTGAAACACTGGCCTCTATAGCAGAACCCTGTGTAGAACACAGAACATAACATGCAGGAACATGTCTGACCACCTGTCTGATGTTGCGGTTCTTGGGTTCTGCAGTCCTGTGTCTCTCCAGCCTCAGACGGTTTCTCTCCTTACGACTCCGCAGGTGTTTTTTCTTGACAGAGCTTGACtgaggagagtagagagagagcatcacAGATTTAGGTCATAGAATTGCGAATTATAGAcgttaaattaaaacaaaaaacacgtATTGTAAAACATGTATTACAATAGTATTTATGATGAGGGAGAAAGCCCCAAACTAGTATAGTGTGTTTACCGTACCTCCCTTGGTAGGTTCAGCAGATGAGCAGGGAGGCCATCTGACTCTGTGCTGTTGGACCCACTGGTACTGTGGACAGTAGAACAGGTTTagcctgcatgtttgtgtgagtctgtgtgcttGAGAGTTTGAAGACGTGTGtgttgtactgcatgtgtgtgtctgtatgttaccTGGACTCCATGTCAGAGACTGAGACACCACAGAGAGACCTGCCTAAGTCGAGTTCTCGTCCAAGTCTCTGCTTGACCTCCTGCCTCAGTAACATTTCCAACTCTGCCAGGCAATGACTCttctaaaacacacacccacagacacacacccacagacacacacacacacacgcacacccacacagacagagctTTCCATAAGTAATGAGACCGTTAAGTCAAACTGCTAATTGGATATGCACACCTTCTATTTCTGTCTGCTTCAATACTTACAATGATATGttttattaataataaaaatgtCCCCAAAGGTGCTCCCATCCCCCCATTGTATGTGAGTGTAAGTATTGGGAAAATGAATTTGAATGGAAAAAGAAAGGCATAAAATATATCTGACATGTCCAACTGCTTAATACACTAGTATCAAAGGCCCAAACTAGTATAGTTGAGACAGCACATGTCTTCAGACtgcataaacaaacaaacccagTGAAACATTCAAAGGGCCGTTTTGTTGTCACTCACCTTGGTAGAGTCTGGATCACAGAAGTCCAGCAGGGTGTCACAGAAGCAGTATCCCAAAGACTTCAAGTCACCCGTGGTGAAATGTGTCCCCTTTCTATTTCCTGTGGTAAGAAATATTGGTTTCAGAAAGAAGGAAGTGAGGATAAAAacagcaaatacacacacacacatcctttgtgCTGACCCAGAGTGGAGCCTCCGAAGGTGGACTCCATGGTGTAGCTGTTCTTGATGCCCAGCTTCCACATGACAATGCGACCCGTCCCCTCCTTGGTCTTCTGCACCCGGAACTTACAGCTCCTGAACGAGAACTGAGGAACACAGGCATTCTCTCGCATTGAACACACGGCGTCCGGGGACACCGTGCGAGGGACTGGAGAGAGTGTACGAGAGACACCAGACAGAGGGGAATACGGGAAGGAGAAGGACAAAACAGAGGGGTCTGCCACAACGCTACCTTGTCGTTGGCGTTCTTGCTCATCATTAGTGGGAACACTCTCTCTTGGAGGCGGCGTGAGGCGTCGTGGCGGTTGTCGCAGCCGTACATAAAGACGTTGTTCTTACGGCTGTGGCCGTGGAAGTCACAGTACAGCACCACATCCCTCTCTGACatcagcctggacacacacacacacatcattgcCAGTTTGGCTTcaatgtatgtgtatgtctgtgcatgtgtgtggtctgtCCTTTGACCCCACCTCTTGACCATGTTCCTGGTGTGCCAGACACAAGGGAAGGAGTCTCGGAGCAGGGTCCGGTAGTTCCTGTTGAGGTCACGACCTGCCAGAGAGCAGCGATAGTTCCCTACCACCACCCCATCTGGGTTAAGCATTGGTAccacctgtcacacacagagcaacagaTTCACAGATTAGGTTTCAACCAATATAAGACTTGATTTAACTAGGATCACATTGGGACCGTTATGTGGGAATGCAGAAGTGGCTATGAGTATGCTGGCCGTCTACAGTTACAAACCTTTAGCTCTAGACAATGAGATATGGATTAAATAACCTTGCTTAAGGTTCAAGAGAGAGCAAGTACATCACTACAATGTGTACAAACTGTTCTACTGCACCATCTAGAATTGggatggacagacaggagaAAGTGTTAGTGGAGGAAGGGGCTTATCTAGGCACGATTGACTCAATTGACCGACTCTCCTTGAACACAAACGTGTCCCTGAGCAGCCGCGCGTCATCAGAAGGACCGAGCAGGAAGTCCAGGAATCCCTGCATCATCCAGGACGCGTTGGTCTCCCCAGGATGCACCCTGGCCGTCAGCACCACCGCCCGTCTGGCCCGCCGCTCCTCCCAGCGCCCGCCGGGCGACGTCACTGTGAGGACGTGCACCGGGTTCCCCGCCAGGCTGCGACACAGCACGCGCAGCTTGCAGCAGGCGGCGGTGTCGGGGTCGGAGGTCAGCTGGCTGAGGTAGCGCTGCAGCTGGGTGTAGGTGTAGGGGTAGCAGTGCGCCAGGTAGCAGGTGTCTGAGTCAAAGGGGAACTGAAAGGTCCAAGTCAGGCAGTAGAGGGCCTTGCCACTGTTGTCCTGCtcagcctggagagagggagggcgactTTAAAGATACTCACCTTTTATGTGGCGTAGTATACCTAGTCATGTGGTTGGACTGCAAAGCTCAATTGGCTACCTATAAAACAAGCTTACGTGCTGTTGGTTACGGTAGTAGCGTATGTTGGAGCCGGCCCGCCTCCAGCTGATGCCCGTCTCCGTGGCAGCCCTCTCAGAGTAGAGCAGTGGCCTCATGCCCAGGCTATACAGGCTGCGGGACTTCAT
Coding sequences within:
- the agbl2 gene encoding cytosolic carboxypeptidase 2; this encodes MCPALRPDTEILRTSEDAYERFILQHLQHYGLFTGRENTRQRGLSRGSRWRSHRYHHSSPLTDRLFPDSQDSNPEEEEEGQDLGRPISLLMGQVQKTRQLIIDLDGERPVHRLREPLDLFAIPSPSRPFQGVRWPIECEVIKEPSIHHIEWNPPDPEPFYQPTGHERAPIPVGNEMGNVVYCVNPAMKSSYFTCSRVGGSRGPLKNASACTSQQREPILAFESRFESGNLQKAVQVGIHDYELTLRTDMYTTKHTQWFYFRVMNMKASVTYRFTITNLMKSRSLYSLGMRPLLYSERAATETGISWRRAGSNIRYYRNQQHAEQDNSGKALYCLTWTFQFPFDSDTCYLAHCYPYTYTQLQRYLSQLTSDPDTAACCKLRVLCRSLAGNPVHVLTVTSPGGRWEERRARRAVVLTARVHPGETNASWMMQGFLDFLLGPSDDARLLRDTFVFKESRSIESIVVPMLNPDGVVVGNYRCSLAGRDLNRNYRTLLRDSFPCVWHTRNMVKRLMSERDVVLYCDFHGHSRKNNVFMYGCDNRHDASRRLQERVFPLMMSKNANDKFSFRSCKFRVQKTKEGTGRIVMWKLGIKNSYTMESTFGGSTLGNRKGTHFTTGDLKSLGYCFCDTLLDFCDPDSTKKSHCLAELEMLLRQEVKQRLGRELDLGRSLCGVSVSDMESSTSGSNSTESDGLPAHLLNLPRESSSVKKKHLRSRKERNRLRLERHRTAEPKNRNIRQVKLVLAQELEEAGIEIQKKTVASRKSKLRRDRVPFVVKISSQSVRSWIPNPANRVGVLGQVTLWQDDSSDKKNDLKEVTAAYLNREQPRQISPKTDKTEELEGEKPQCRNNQLRFRSYHPLIVTPIQHYNPAGPIQPQTLPFNHSALRGRLTAHPSAAHRFASVVPGLQCKVVPEFVPSRSLEFCPPSNFYRAKSRYQQASSCETQGQASRVSVRYYLPEGSSYTDNPATRHRSINRAMAAGSPVGVGVGAAEAGALEEQDQRAGAPGPDNLFRNSRADMNCFLRELRTMDFRGRSQPWGDQAGLGLQRTGPSKRDQLKGGGLREPRGDTVPDTTRSLNNIHRSEGHARPGLEQVPEGDGTTRPSGSAPPSSYGPLG